The following are encoded in a window of Pseudomonadota bacterium genomic DNA:
- a CDS encoding low specificity L-threonine aldolase: protein MNFRSDNEAPAAPEILDAIAAVNHGFVHSYGEDQLTADLEQKFSDVFATDVQVWPLATGTAANSLAMAQICEPIGSIYCHAHAHLNTDECGAPEFFTGGAKLVGLKGDHGKIQAGDLASALDETGYLDDHEVLPSGLSLSQATEFGTVYTPDEVKSLCEVARARNLKVHMDGARFANAVQSLGVAPADLTWKAGVDLMSFGATKNGALMAEALLVFDPALAVQLGRKRKRAGHLLSKMRYVSAQLDACLSDGRWLGWAANANQQATRLSAGLTGLPGIDLLHPVQANEVFVRMDEKISGGLYEADFQFHLWPGTQDIYRLVCAWCTKDEEVDALLSKASQLAADS from the coding sequence ATCAATTTTCGCAGTGACAATGAAGCGCCAGCCGCGCCTGAAATTCTGGATGCGATCGCAGCGGTCAACCACGGCTTCGTGCATTCTTACGGCGAGGACCAACTAACCGCCGATCTTGAACAGAAATTCTCTGACGTATTTGCCACCGATGTGCAAGTTTGGCCGCTGGCAACCGGCACGGCCGCGAATTCCTTGGCGATGGCGCAGATTTGTGAGCCCATCGGTTCAATTTATTGTCACGCACACGCTCACTTGAATACCGACGAATGTGGCGCACCGGAATTTTTTACCGGCGGAGCGAAACTGGTCGGTCTCAAGGGCGATCATGGCAAAATCCAGGCAGGAGATCTGGCTTCTGCGCTGGATGAGACCGGTTATCTGGACGATCACGAAGTCCTGCCATCGGGTCTCTCCCTCAGTCAGGCTACCGAGTTCGGAACGGTTTATACGCCCGACGAAGTGAAATCCTTGTGCGAGGTCGCCCGCGCCCGCAATCTCAAAGTACACATGGATGGCGCTCGTTTTGCCAACGCGGTTCAGTCGCTGGGCGTGGCACCCGCCGATCTGACCTGGAAGGCCGGTGTCGACCTGATGAGCTTCGGCGCGACAAAAAACGGTGCGCTGATGGCGGAGGCCCTGCTGGTGTTCGATCCTGCGCTGGCCGTGCAACTCGGACGCAAGCGCAAGAGAGCCGGACACCTGCTGAGCAAGATGCGCTATGTCTCGGCCCAACTGGATGCTTGTTTGAGCGATGGCCGCTGGCTGGGATGGGCGGCCAATGCCAATCAGCAGGCCACGAGATTATCCGCGGGTCTGACCGGGCTGCCAGGCATCGATTTGCTGCACCCTGTGCAGGCGAACGAGGTTTTCGTCCGCATGGATGAAAAAATATCAGGTGGTCTCTACGAGGCCGATTTTCAGTTTCATCTTTGGCCAGGGACCCAGGATATTTACCGCTTGGTCTGTGCCTGGTGTACCAAGGACGAAGAGGTTGATGCCTTGCTGAGCAAGGCGTCCCAACTGGCTGCCGATAGCTGA
- a CDS encoding efflux RND transporter permease subunit, which translates to MTITEKSLRNPAAIAVVVALIALFGALAIYKLPIQLLPEISQPRITVFNNWRQAAPAEVEANIVEPQERILRFIPGVTEITSNVRRGSGRITLTFDIDTDMQDALIRVINAVNQAPPLPVDAGEPFVFGGAGFNLPTVASLLIRPLPSNPNQEMASYQKLIEETVQPRLTRIPGVSQVHLRSQRDRQIHIKFDPYKAAALGIRVEDIAAAIGQAVDVSGGFADVGRRQYTVRVVGQQQIDEMDELIIGWSGNRPLYLREVAEIEVDLAPEQGFTLRNGYPSYYIQIQRENASNTVDILDRINLALDELNAGPLLEAGLTMDLSFDSSVYIRRAISLVRTNLGLGVLLALGVLWFFLRSVRMTLLIAMAIPVSLMGAFVALDIFGLTLNVISLAGLAFAVGLVLDAAIIVQENIVRYRQSGEQGDYAVLHGASQVSGALFASTLTSVAIFLPILFMKGMEGQLFADLALTLSVAVLASWAVAMTVLPAASSRWLSKEERKDPMSHWWDRVTGLMMRLTDTRFQRSAWIGGLLVSAVAITVLLMPKADFLPSAKADAVQTFFSLPAGSTVKMLETEIASEIVRRLKPYMDHEQKPYINGYNLSMYGSYSMLYLYPEEPDEVDDFLALLRDELLVGLPDTQAFPTRASLLSFGFSGGRAINVDLQGPDIGALMAGARVGMQAIDEFLPGAVARPVPGLSISEPELQIDPNERQIAQSGLSQRSFASAVRAMTGGLFVGEYFDGNDRMDMILKSGEWSSPEALAAMPISTPLSGVQTIGSLATITRTVGPSQLQRVDGQRTVSLQVIPPENMTVEEALAILRSDVGPKIQQALPTDASISYRGSADRLEGALKEMRNNFLLAILILFMIMAAIFRSLRDGFLVLLVMPLALAGGVLGLRLLNIVTYQSMDLLTMIGFIILLGLVVNNAILLVSQTRHAEKSKGYDRRSAVAEAIRVRARPVYMSTLTSIFGMLPLVVIPGVGSDVYRGLAAVIVGGMMVSASFTLVLLPSLLRLGEERRTTIVGTGSPGQVAASRETG; encoded by the coding sequence ATGACGATTACTGAAAAAAGCCTGAGAAACCCCGCTGCGATCGCCGTGGTCGTCGCCTTGATCGCGTTGTTTGGTGCGTTGGCAATTTACAAGCTACCGATCCAGTTACTGCCCGAAATTTCGCAACCACGAATAACGGTTTTCAATAACTGGCGTCAGGCGGCGCCTGCGGAGGTCGAGGCCAATATCGTAGAGCCGCAGGAGAGAATCCTCAGGTTTATCCCGGGCGTGACGGAAATTACCAGCAATGTCCGTCGCGGCTCCGGTCGTATCACGCTGACTTTCGATATCGACACCGATATGCAGGACGCGCTGATCCGGGTTATAAACGCGGTGAACCAGGCGCCCCCGTTACCGGTCGATGCCGGCGAGCCGTTTGTCTTTGGTGGGGCCGGTTTCAACTTACCGACGGTCGCTTCGCTGCTGATACGCCCGTTGCCGAGTAACCCAAATCAGGAAATGGCCAGCTACCAGAAACTGATCGAGGAGACGGTGCAGCCAAGACTGACCCGTATCCCGGGCGTTTCACAGGTCCACCTTAGAAGCCAGCGGGACAGGCAGATTCACATCAAGTTCGATCCATACAAGGCTGCGGCGCTCGGTATTCGCGTCGAAGATATCGCCGCGGCGATCGGACAGGCGGTTGACGTATCAGGCGGTTTCGCCGATGTGGGGCGTCGCCAGTACACAGTCCGTGTCGTCGGACAGCAACAAATTGATGAAATGGACGAGTTGATTATTGGCTGGAGCGGTAATCGCCCGTTGTATCTGCGTGAAGTCGCGGAGATCGAAGTTGATCTTGCGCCGGAGCAAGGGTTCACCTTGCGCAACGGCTATCCATCGTATTACATCCAGATTCAGCGAGAAAACGCTTCCAATACGGTTGATATTCTCGACCGGATCAACCTTGCGCTTGACGAACTCAACGCCGGTCCGTTACTGGAAGCCGGGCTGACCATGGATCTGAGTTTCGATTCCTCGGTCTACATTCGTCGCGCCATCTCGCTGGTGCGGACAAACCTGGGTCTTGGTGTGTTGCTGGCGCTCGGTGTTTTATGGTTTTTCCTGCGCAGTGTGCGCATGACGCTGCTGATTGCGATGGCGATTCCCGTGTCGCTGATGGGTGCATTTGTCGCGCTGGATATTTTTGGTCTCACCCTCAATGTAATTTCGCTGGCCGGCCTGGCATTTGCCGTCGGCTTGGTGCTGGATGCGGCGATTATCGTACAGGAGAATATCGTTCGTTACCGTCAGAGCGGCGAACAGGGCGATTATGCGGTTTTGCATGGCGCATCCCAGGTTTCCGGCGCATTATTTGCCTCGACGCTGACCAGTGTCGCGATTTTTCTGCCGATCCTGTTCATGAAGGGCATGGAAGGCCAGTTGTTTGCCGATCTGGCCCTGACCTTGTCGGTCGCGGTGCTCGCTTCGTGGGCCGTGGCCATGACCGTCTTGCCGGCAGCCAGTTCGCGCTGGCTGAGCAAGGAAGAAAGAAAGGATCCGATGTCCCATTGGTGGGATCGCGTCACCGGTCTGATGATGAGATTGACCGATACCCGGTTTCAACGCAGCGCGTGGATCGGCGGACTGCTGGTCTCGGCGGTTGCGATTACTGTACTGCTGATGCCGAAAGCGGATTTCCTGCCATCGGCAAAGGCCGATGCAGTGCAGACCTTTTTCAGTTTGCCAGCCGGCAGCACCGTGAAAATGCTGGAAACGGAAATTGCCAGCGAGATCGTGCGGCGCCTGAAGCCATACATGGATCACGAGCAAAAGCCCTATATCAACGGATACAACCTGTCGATGTACGGCTCGTACAGTATGCTCTACCTGTATCCGGAAGAGCCGGATGAAGTTGACGATTTTCTCGCCCTGCTTAGAGATGAGTTGTTGGTTGGTCTGCCGGATACACAAGCGTTCCCAACCCGTGCCTCGCTGCTCAGTTTTGGCTTCAGTGGCGGGCGCGCGATCAACGTGGATCTGCAGGGGCCGGATATCGGCGCACTGATGGCTGGCGCCAGGGTCGGCATGCAGGCAATCGACGAATTCCTTCCCGGCGCAGTGGCTCGTCCCGTGCCGGGACTGTCGATTTCGGAGCCGGAGCTTCAGATCGACCCAAACGAACGTCAGATTGCCCAGTCCGGGCTCAGCCAACGCAGCTTCGCCAGCGCCGTGCGGGCGATGACCGGTGGTCTTTTTGTCGGCGAATATTTCGATGGCAACGATCGCATGGACATGATTCTCAAGTCGGGTGAGTGGTCTTCGCCGGAAGCGTTGGCGGCCATGCCAATCAGTACGCCATTGTCTGGCGTGCAGACCATCGGCAGCCTGGCGACGATTACCCGTACGGTGGGACCGAGCCAGTTGCAACGGGTGGACGGGCAACGGACCGTCAGTTTGCAGGTCATACCGCCGGAGAACATGACTGTCGAAGAGGCGCTGGCCATACTGCGTTCAGATGTCGGGCCGAAAATTCAGCAGGCTTTGCCCACTGACGCCAGCATTAGCTACCGGGGCAGTGCGGACCGGCTGGAAGGCGCGTTAAAGGAAATGAGGAACAATTTCCTGCTCGCGATCCTGATTCTGTTCATGATCATGGCGGCGATTTTCCGTTCGCTGCGTGACGGTTTCCTGGTGCTGCTGGTCATGCCACTGGCGTTGGCCGGCGGGGTGCTTGGCCTGCGCCTGCTCAATATTGTGACATACCAGTCCATGGATTTACTGACCATGATTGGCTTTATTATTTTGCTGGGTCTGGTGGTGAACAACGCCATTCTTTTGGTCAGCCAGACCCGCCATGCAGAGAAAAGCAAAGGCTATGACCGCCGCTCTGCCGTCGCCGAGGCAATCAGGGTTCGTGCCCGGCCTGTTTATATGAGCACGCTGACCAGTATTTTTGGTATGTTGCCACTGGTCGTGATTCCAGGCGTCGGCTCGGATGTATACCGCGGACTGGCCGCGGTCATTGTTGGCGGTATGATGGTCAGCGCGTCTTTCACGCTGGTCTTGCTGCCCAGCCTGTTACGCCTCGGGGAGGAGCGGCGGACAACCATCGTCGGCACCGGCAGCCCGGGTCAGGTCGCTGCCAGCCGGGAGACAGGCTGA
- a CDS encoding ankyrin repeat domain-containing protein, with amino-acid sequence MSASEKIFAAVTADNRGGFQALIAKDPSLVQVRNEQGLSLLMWMLYQQRANWLDEIRPLLGELDFFEAAAIGDVVRIKNLLDEQPDPVNTVAPDGFQALGLASFFAQPAVVAVLIAAGADVNYQAPGNRLAALHGAVAGKCAASARHLLAAGANIDAQQQGGYTALMAAAANGLIEILKLLLEHDADPAITDDQGNTARDQALQKGQHGMADLLPV; translated from the coding sequence ATGTCAGCAAGTGAAAAAATCTTCGCCGCGGTTACGGCAGACAATCGGGGCGGATTTCAGGCGCTGATAGCTAAAGACCCATCCCTTGTCCAGGTCAGGAACGAACAGGGCTTGTCCTTGCTGATGTGGATGCTTTATCAGCAAAGGGCCAACTGGCTGGACGAGATCAGACCGCTGCTCGGGGAACTCGATTTTTTCGAAGCGGCAGCCATCGGCGATGTGGTACGGATAAAAAACCTGCTCGACGAGCAACCCGACCCGGTAAACACGGTTGCGCCGGATGGGTTTCAGGCTCTGGGGCTGGCCTCCTTTTTTGCTCAACCGGCAGTCGTCGCAGTACTGATTGCGGCGGGCGCCGATGTCAATTACCAGGCGCCGGGTAACCGGCTTGCCGCACTGCATGGTGCCGTGGCCGGCAAATGCGCAGCCAGCGCCAGGCATCTGCTGGCCGCTGGCGCCAACATCGATGCCCAACAGCAGGGTGGCTATACCGCCTTGATGGCCGCTGCGGCAAATGGCTTGATCGAAATACTCAAGCTGTTGCTCGAGCACGACGCCGACCCCGCGATCACCGACGACCAGGGCAATACCGCCCGCGACCAGGCTTTGCAAAAAGGTCAGCATGGAATGGCGGATTTGCTGCCGGTCTGA
- a CDS encoding OmpA family protein, producing the protein MKKANMMAILAAASVFFTTAELRADDAKHASEGKGFGTGAVVGVLVGGPVGAAIGAGVGAWLGNRIAVAKRVDPLEQELEIANSAANGLKQELTIIRDELRQQESLSAELQHRQSRLAGLSLQVLFKTGNADIDAATGERMAELAEIMTTQPGFTLEIDGYADERGDESFNLELSRKRADTIVAALIAYGVPAERLQVHAHGEVTGSTEGDLDAYALERRVTMRLVESKAGRVASN; encoded by the coding sequence ATGAAAAAGGCAAACATGATGGCAATTCTGGCAGCGGCATCGGTATTTTTTACGACCGCTGAGCTTAGGGCGGACGATGCGAAACACGCGTCTGAGGGCAAGGGATTCGGAACCGGCGCCGTGGTCGGTGTCCTGGTCGGCGGACCGGTGGGCGCGGCAATCGGCGCAGGCGTCGGCGCCTGGCTGGGAAATCGCATCGCGGTCGCCAAACGCGTGGACCCGCTGGAACAGGAATTGGAGATCGCAAATTCCGCCGCTAACGGTCTCAAACAGGAACTCACAATAATCCGCGATGAGCTACGCCAGCAAGAAAGTCTGAGCGCGGAACTGCAGCACCGGCAGTCGCGGCTTGCGGGCCTGAGCCTGCAGGTGCTGTTCAAAACCGGTAACGCAGATATAGATGCCGCTACTGGTGAGCGCATGGCCGAACTCGCGGAGATCATGACCACACAGCCCGGGTTTACGCTCGAAATAGACGGTTACGCAGACGAACGCGGTGACGAGTCGTTCAACCTCGAACTGTCACGCAAGCGTGCCGATACGATTGTCGCGGCCTTGATCGCGTATGGCGTGCCAGCGGAAAGACTGCAGGTCCACGCGCACGGCGAGGTCACCGGCAGTACGGAAGGCGACCTGGATGCTTACGCACTGGAACGGCGTGTGACCATGCGTCTGGTCGAGTCCAAAGCGGGCAGGGTGGCAAGCAACTGA
- a CDS encoding phospholipase D family protein gives MKLPAFYILQHLRACVASFSLLLLFPVNVSSQPLRDWVDVNCEACTELMREKTGIYILEKGEEALMGRAWLAQHAEKTIDIQYFIWSTDNIGTLAAEMLLRAAERGVTVRVLVDDFLIDAEDKTLLLLAAHPQVHIRIYNPKYTVGISFFRRIANLVVDFRETNQRMHDKTAIFDGLAGITGGRNMADEYFDFDQEYNFRDRDILLLGPAVQDMSANFNEFWESSLAVPVAQLLGDRDALPSAEEAHLWYEELHAYASDPRNFEPAIRTAIEEMPRYFPKMLQAMVWEEARFISDKPGKNTGESGLAGGGTSTQALIAAIKDARHSILIQSPYLILPKDGIELFADLHERGVRIRISTNSLASTDNLEAFSGYHKQRNKLLDAGIELYEYKPHPQIQVELIERYPQLAHKNPIFALHAKSMVIDDSKVFIGTFNLDPRSANLNTEVGVLVDNLQLGEQLTKSIERDIRPENSWRTTASFNPDKEVSRGTRFKLRLLKLLPIDPIL, from the coding sequence ATGAAGTTACCCGCTTTCTACATTCTGCAGCACCTTCGCGCCTGCGTGGCGAGCTTCTCGTTGCTGTTGCTTTTCCCGGTAAATGTTTCAAGTCAGCCGTTAAGGGACTGGGTCGATGTCAACTGCGAAGCATGCACCGAGCTGATGAGGGAAAAGACGGGTATTTATATACTCGAAAAGGGCGAGGAAGCATTAATGGGCCGTGCGTGGCTGGCGCAGCATGCCGAAAAAACGATCGACATTCAGTACTTCATATGGAGCACTGACAATATCGGGACACTTGCGGCTGAAATGCTGTTGCGAGCGGCTGAACGCGGAGTAACGGTACGGGTCCTGGTCGACGATTTTCTGATTGATGCTGAAGACAAAACACTGCTGCTGCTTGCTGCTCACCCGCAGGTCCACATTCGAATTTACAACCCGAAGTACACGGTCGGGATCTCCTTTTTCCGCCGCATCGCAAATTTAGTCGTTGATTTCCGTGAAACCAACCAACGCATGCATGACAAGACTGCGATATTTGACGGCCTGGCTGGCATTACCGGCGGCCGCAACATGGCTGACGAATATTTTGATTTCGATCAGGAGTACAACTTTCGTGATCGGGATATCTTGCTCCTGGGACCCGCTGTTCAGGATATGAGCGCCAACTTCAATGAATTCTGGGAAAGTTCCCTGGCGGTGCCGGTTGCACAGCTACTGGGAGACCGGGACGCCCTGCCATCTGCAGAGGAAGCGCATCTCTGGTACGAGGAACTTCATGCATATGCCAGCGATCCGCGGAATTTTGAACCTGCGATACGAACCGCGATTGAAGAGATGCCAAGATATTTCCCCAAAATGTTGCAGGCGATGGTTTGGGAAGAGGCCAGATTCATCAGCGACAAACCGGGAAAAAATACCGGAGAATCCGGCTTGGCGGGTGGCGGTACGTCAACGCAGGCGCTGATTGCCGCGATAAAAGACGCAAGACATTCAATACTGATTCAATCCCCGTACCTGATCCTGCCTAAAGATGGCATCGAGTTATTTGCTGACCTGCATGAGCGCGGCGTAAGAATTCGTATTTCTACGAACTCGCTGGCGTCTACCGACAACCTGGAAGCCTTCAGCGGCTACCATAAGCAAAGAAACAAATTGCTCGATGCAGGAATCGAGTTATACGAGTACAAACCCCACCCGCAAATCCAGGTTGAATTGATCGAGCGCTATCCGCAACTGGCGCACAAGAACCCCATTTTCGCGCTGCATGCCAAGAGTATGGTGATCGACGATAGCAAGGTGTTTATCGGTACTTTCAATCTCGATCCGCGTTCCGCAAATTTGAACACCGAAGTTGGCGTGCTGGTCGACAATCTACAATTAGGTGAGCAGCTGACGAAAAGTATCGAAAGAGACATCAGGCCGGAGAACAGCTGGAGAACGACGGCCAGTTTTAATCCGGACAAAGAAGTTAGTCGCGGCACGCGATTCAAGCTGAGACTTTTGAAGCTGCTCCCGATAGACCCGATCTTGTAG
- a CDS encoding acyltransferase: MSIWSQAQDMAAQTPDERNRYVDFLRAVSILAVITGHWLIVALYYQDGTLTPGTLLTIQPETQWLTWLFQVMPIFFIVGGYANAVSLESARRRGVGYAGWLAARLNRLVTPLLALLLGWAIFAVLLYFWDVSGGVIALASRAALIPIWFLAIYIMVVVLAPATYKAWRRWGFASFWVFAAGGALVDIAFFAADLRWAGWSNYFWIWLSVHHLGYAWRDGRMGSPARLMSYSALGLLALVLLVFAGPYPLAMVGSPDEGLSNTAPPKITLLALAVFQFGLLLAVEKPMRRMLSGLRVWAATVLINSMIMTIYLWHLTVMVIIVSLAYLAGGLGLGFEPGSSEWWLTRPLWVAVLYAVLLPVALLMAPLERRARPPDAAVPAAARQVGGAVLICLGVALLALFGFGNAPLPGLDIAAFLMVVAGASISGLLPGFK, encoded by the coding sequence TTGAGCATCTGGTCACAGGCCCAAGACATGGCCGCGCAAACGCCTGACGAGCGAAATCGTTATGTCGATTTTCTTCGCGCCGTGTCGATCCTGGCGGTCATCACTGGCCATTGGTTGATCGTTGCTCTGTATTACCAGGACGGTACGCTGACCCCGGGTACTCTCCTGACGATTCAACCGGAAACGCAGTGGCTGACCTGGTTGTTCCAGGTAATGCCGATATTTTTCATCGTCGGTGGTTACGCCAATGCCGTCTCGCTGGAAAGTGCGCGCCGGCGTGGGGTCGGTTATGCAGGCTGGCTGGCTGCGCGTCTGAATCGACTGGTTACCCCGCTGCTTGCCTTGTTGCTGGGCTGGGCAATATTCGCCGTACTCTTGTATTTCTGGGACGTCAGTGGTGGTGTCATTGCCCTGGCGTCGCGAGCCGCGCTGATACCGATTTGGTTTCTGGCCATCTACATCATGGTTGTCGTGCTCGCTCCGGCAACATACAAAGCGTGGCGGCGGTGGGGTTTCGCGTCGTTCTGGGTTTTCGCGGCTGGCGGGGCGCTGGTCGATATCGCTTTTTTTGCGGCGGACCTTCGTTGGGCGGGCTGGAGTAACTATTTCTGGATCTGGCTCTCTGTGCACCATCTGGGCTACGCATGGCGGGACGGCCGTATGGGAAGTCCGGCGCGGCTCATGTCTTACTCGGCGCTGGGCTTGCTGGCGCTCGTGTTGCTGGTTTTTGCGGGGCCATATCCTCTCGCCATGGTGGGATCGCCGGATGAAGGGCTGAGCAACACGGCCCCGCCGAAAATTACTTTGCTGGCGCTGGCTGTTTTTCAGTTTGGTTTGCTGTTGGCTGTCGAAAAACCGATGCGGCGCATGTTATCCGGTCTGCGTGTCTGGGCAGCGACGGTTTTGATCAACAGCATGATCATGACGATCTATCTCTGGCATCTGACGGTTATGGTGATCATTGTTTCGCTGGCCTACCTGGCCGGAGGCCTGGGATTGGGATTCGAACCCGGGAGTTCCGAGTGGTGGCTTACCCGTCCGCTCTGGGTAGCCGTTCTTTATGCGGTGTTATTGCCGGTGGCCTTGCTGATGGCGCCATTGGAGAGGCGTGCGCGCCCGCCCGATGCTGCTGTCCCGGCTGCGGCGAGGCAGGTCGGTGGTGCGGTACTTATATGCCTGGGCGTCGCGCTGCTTGCTCTTTTCGGGTTCGGCAATGCTCCGTTGCCGGGGCTTGATATCGCTGCGTTCCTAATGGTTGTTGCGGGTGCTTCGATCAGTGGTTTGTTGCCGGGGTTCAAGTGA
- a CDS encoding amidohydrolase family protein: protein MGPVVKTLFATLIILSATISGANAQDRTALVGGRLIDGYGHAPIQNSVILIEDDTIVKVGTVDTLPVPDGYKIISTDGMDVLPGLWESHAHLMLSGHADYPHWQATYLDRLADEIMPATASHLLLAGVTSARDLGAPLEPSKSVKERIDRGEIPGPRLFMSGPFLQAEVEDWQDAYRWSVRSVADARAKVAKLDDAGMVIVKLIDQDKLPRKVAKAIVDEAHARGMKVVGHAHRPNEIRVGLEIGIDNFEHTGLTTAPEYPPDIMAALKERTATGRIAGGPLYWTPTVEGLWNFDRTVANPEKLDDDCWERGLKEDTIADIRASIANPGQLGYTRLTPLRKPTLKRKIAQLREAGVVFLVGTDSGIPMKFHCQSTWNEMDVLVRVMGMPVMDVIRAAVYWPAVMMGVEDELGTVSAGKKADIIAVRGDVLEYINLLQHVEFVMKGGVVYKQDGKPVEENLN, encoded by the coding sequence ATGGGACCCGTGGTCAAGACTCTTTTCGCAACACTCATCATCTTATCTGCCACCATATCTGGTGCCAATGCGCAGGACAGGACGGCTCTGGTAGGGGGTCGCCTGATCGATGGCTATGGTCATGCGCCGATCCAGAACAGCGTTATCCTGATTGAAGATGATACGATCGTAAAGGTTGGGACGGTAGACACGCTGCCAGTGCCTGATGGCTATAAAATCATCTCGACAGACGGCATGGATGTTTTGCCGGGCTTGTGGGAAAGCCACGCGCATCTCATGCTTAGCGGCCATGCCGACTATCCTCACTGGCAGGCAACTTATCTTGATCGGTTGGCAGATGAAATCATGCCCGCTACGGCAAGCCATCTTTTATTGGCCGGCGTGACATCGGCCCGTGACCTGGGGGCGCCACTCGAGCCGTCAAAATCAGTCAAGGAGCGGATCGATCGCGGTGAAATACCGGGGCCGCGCCTTTTTATGTCTGGACCGTTCCTGCAGGCAGAAGTTGAGGACTGGCAAGACGCGTATCGCTGGTCGGTGCGCTCCGTGGCGGATGCGCGGGCAAAAGTTGCGAAGCTGGATGATGCCGGCATGGTCATCGTGAAGTTGATCGATCAGGACAAACTCCCGCGAAAGGTCGCCAAGGCAATTGTCGATGAAGCCCATGCTCGCGGAATGAAGGTTGTCGGGCATGCTCACCGCCCGAATGAAATCCGTGTCGGCTTGGAGATCGGCATCGATAATTTCGAACACACGGGGTTGACTACAGCGCCTGAATATCCGCCTGATATCATGGCGGCCCTGAAAGAGCGTACAGCCACGGGCCGTATCGCCGGGGGACCTCTCTACTGGACGCCGACGGTCGAAGGCCTGTGGAATTTCGACCGCACGGTCGCGAACCCGGAAAAACTTGATGATGATTGTTGGGAGCGCGGCCTCAAGGAAGATACGATCGCCGATATTCGCGCATCCATCGCCAATCCGGGACAGCTCGGCTATACACGCCTGACGCCGTTGCGCAAACCAACACTGAAAAGAAAAATTGCCCAGCTACGCGAAGCAGGGGTGGTGTTCCTGGTGGGTACCGACAGCGGTATCCCAATGAAATTTCACTGTCAGTCTACGTGGAATGAGATGGATGTTCTGGTCCGCGTCATGGGCATGCCGGTCATGGATGTGATCCGCGCGGCGGTTTACTGGCCTGCCGTTATGATGGGCGTTGAAGATGAACTGGGTACCGTATCTGCGGGCAAGAAAGCTGACATCATTGCTGTGCGTGGAGACGTGTTGGAATATATCAATCTGCTCCAGCATGTGGAATTCGTGATGAAGGGCGGGGTGGTTTACAAACAGGACGGCAAGCCGGTTGAGGAAAACCTGAATTGA
- a CDS encoding efflux RND transporter periplasmic adaptor subunit yields the protein MSNSNMISLLAVLMSLAGSPLYAQGQQMPPKPVSVAGVTSTQIRQTVPIAGTIYSRNDVQITAAISGPLVFVAEPGTYAKAGDVVARIDDTDLRLQKLEQKALAHRAKISLRFLNSQLERQRRLAQTLATSINQLEQTESDRDVAESDLSIAALRLERIQEQLDRAVIRAPFSGVITDRLRREGEYVSPGNVLARLTDTENLEVRVEVPVNYAGRVNRGDSLKMFGFESEFSGNIRSVIPSTDVRSQTFEIRVELPEDAGREWSIGQLISVAVPMRSMEETLVVPRDALVLRREGTYVYRIDEDNTAHRITVEIGDGDGAMVAVSGDLMPGDRVAIRGAETLQEGSIVNIVNQGQGAGSTANPGGG from the coding sequence ATGAGTAATTCAAACATGATCTCCTTGCTTGCGGTCTTGATGAGCCTGGCGGGCAGCCCGCTCTATGCCCAGGGGCAGCAGATGCCGCCAAAACCCGTATCGGTGGCTGGCGTCACCAGCACTCAGATCAGGCAGACGGTGCCGATAGCAGGGACCATCTATAGCCGCAACGATGTACAGATCACTGCCGCAATCAGCGGGCCATTGGTCTTTGTCGCAGAGCCGGGTACTTATGCCAAAGCCGGCGACGTCGTTGCTCGTATCGACGACACTGACCTTCGCTTGCAGAAACTGGAACAGAAAGCGCTGGCGCACAGGGCGAAAATCAGCCTGCGGTTTCTGAACAGTCAGCTCGAGCGTCAGCGCAGGCTGGCCCAAACGCTGGCGACATCGATCAACCAGCTCGAACAGACCGAGTCGGACCGGGATGTTGCGGAGAGCGACTTGTCGATTGCTGCCTTGCGACTCGAGCGAATCCAGGAACAACTCGACAGGGCGGTAATTCGTGCGCCATTCAGTGGTGTCATTACCGATCGCCTGCGGCGTGAGGGTGAATATGTATCGCCCGGAAATGTGCTGGCGAGGCTGACCGACACGGAAAACCTCGAAGTCAGGGTGGAAGTCCCAGTCAATTACGCTGGCCGCGTGAATCGTGGCGACAGCCTGAAGATGTTTGGTTTCGAGTCCGAGTTTTCAGGAAATATTCGTTCGGTTATCCCATCGACGGATGTACGTTCGCAAACCTTTGAGATACGGGTGGAGCTTCCCGAGGATGCCGGGCGTGAATGGTCCATCGGCCAGCTGATCAGCGTAGCGGTGCCGATGCGCAGTATGGAAGAAACACTGGTTGTTCCTCGCGATGCATTGGTACTCCGGCGCGAAGGAACCTATGTTTATCGCATCGACGAAGACAACACGGCGCATCGGATCACGGTCGAAATCGGCGACGGTGATGGTGCGATGGTCGCGGTAAGCGGTGATTTGATGCCCGGCGACCGGGTTGCTATACGCGGTGCCGAGACTTTGCAGGAAGGTTCTATAGTCAACATCGTCAATCAAGGTCAGGGAGCCGGTTCCACCGCCAACCCTGGTGGAGGGTAA